A single Caldanaerovirga acetigignens DNA region contains:
- a CDS encoding four-carbon acid sugar kinase family protein: protein MFKVIIVADDFTGSNDTGVQLAKYGYLSVTLTEISGIEKYEDIVDALVIDTETRSLPSLKAYETLKEVSSLIARYKDAVLYKKIDSTLRGNIGAEIKALRESLKPEIIVFAPAFPKNGRTTRNGIHYLNGVPVDKTELAKDPRNPVTTSDVKKLLEESLDIPVRLKKLEEINENLAESILQDLEKYDVFAFDAATEEDLVKIAEAVLSLKKKALWIGSAGLAEALMVCLEKRKNEDGILVVAGSVSQVTRRQISRAAEESQIALAKVDVKKALINPYDEIKRVSAQVLDFMDKANDVIIASALEEKDVTDAIAVGKSLGLSSAETSEAIARFMGEVAYEVVKARKPSGMVLTGGDTAVHVVKKLSATGCRINSELEPGIPELTLIGGIADGIRVVTKAGAFGNDESIVKAVRFLKGHDE, encoded by the coding sequence TTGTTTAAGGTTATAATTGTAGCTGATGATTTCACAGGAAGCAATGACACCGGGGTACAGCTTGCAAAATACGGATACTTGTCGGTTACCTTAACGGAAATTTCCGGCATAGAAAAATACGAGGACATAGTCGATGCATTGGTCATAGATACCGAAACCCGGAGCCTTCCGTCGTTGAAAGCTTATGAAACGTTAAAGGAAGTATCTTCCTTAATCGCAAGATATAAAGATGCGGTACTTTACAAAAAGATAGATTCGACGTTAAGGGGCAATATAGGAGCTGAAATAAAAGCCCTGCGGGAAAGCCTAAAACCCGAAATTATAGTTTTCGCCCCTGCCTTTCCGAAAAATGGCCGCACCACTCGAAACGGTATTCACTACCTCAACGGTGTACCCGTCGATAAAACCGAACTTGCAAAAGATCCCAGAAATCCGGTGACCACTTCCGATGTAAAAAAGTTATTAGAAGAAAGTTTGGATATTCCGGTGAGGCTGAAAAAGCTAGAAGAGATAAATGAAAATTTGGCCGAAAGCATATTGCAAGACCTTGAAAAGTACGATGTTTTCGCTTTTGATGCTGCGACAGAAGAAGATCTTGTAAAAATAGCGGAAGCTGTCCTTTCCCTTAAAAAGAAAGCACTGTGGATAGGCTCGGCGGGTCTTGCCGAGGCACTTATGGTTTGCCTTGAGAAGAGAAAGAATGAAGATGGGATTTTGGTGGTGGCGGGAAGCGTAAGTCAGGTAACCAGGAGACAAATATCACGGGCAGCCGAAGAAAGCCAAATAGCTCTGGCAAAAGTGGATGTAAAGAAAGCTCTGATAAACCCTTACGATGAAATAAAACGTGTTTCCGCGCAGGTGCTCGATTTTATGGATAAGGCAAATGACGTCATAATTGCATCGGCATTAGAAGAGAAAGACGTTACTGATGCGATTGCGGTTGGAAAAAGTTTGGGGCTTTCCTCCGCGGAAACCAGCGAAGCTATAGCGCGATTCATGGGAGAGGTTGCATATGAGGTGGTAAAAGCAAGGAAACCAAGCGGTATGGTCCTTACTGGAGGGGATACAGCAGTACATGTAGTGAAAAAACTTTCCGCCACCGGTTGCAGGATAAATTCTGAATTAGAACCGGGCATACCAGAACTTACCTTGATAGGAGGAATTGCAGATGGAATAAGGGTTGTGACCAAAGCGGGAGCATTTGGCAATGATGAGTCCATAGTTAAAGCTGTGAGATTTTTGAAAGGTCATGATGAATAA
- a CDS encoding 2-keto-3-deoxygluconate permease produces the protein MKILKTIERIPGGLMVVPLLLGAIINTFFPQALQIGGFTTALFKQGAMPLIGLFLLCNGAQITLKEAGVSLGKGVTLTAVKFFIGAALGWVVGKFMGPTGLFGISALAIISAVTNSNGGLYTALASQYGDPTDVGAIAILSINDGPFLTMVAMGATGLANIPFIALVAVVIPIIVGMILGNLDEEWKKFLAPGQKLLIPFFAFPLGAALDFRTILKAGFPGILLGILTVVLTGLGGHLTIKYIFRENKGVGAAIGTTAGNAVATPAAVAAVDPTLEPLVAAATAQVAASVIITAILCPLLVSYLDKIERGKNLAGREKVV, from the coding sequence ATGAAGATCCTAAAGACTATCGAACGCATCCCTGGGGGACTTATGGTAGTTCCCCTCCTTTTAGGAGCAATAATAAATACTTTTTTCCCTCAGGCTTTACAAATAGGGGGATTTACCACAGCGCTATTTAAACAGGGGGCCATGCCATTAATTGGACTTTTCCTGCTCTGTAACGGGGCGCAAATTACATTAAAAGAAGCAGGTGTTTCTCTGGGCAAAGGTGTAACGTTGACTGCAGTAAAGTTTTTTATCGGTGCAGCTTTGGGGTGGGTTGTGGGTAAGTTTATGGGGCCTACAGGACTTTTCGGAATATCAGCACTTGCTATTATATCCGCGGTTACAAATTCCAATGGAGGACTGTATACGGCGCTTGCTTCGCAGTACGGTGACCCTACGGATGTGGGTGCGATAGCTATCCTTTCGATAAACGACGGACCGTTTCTCACGATGGTAGCTATGGGAGCAACAGGCCTTGCCAATATTCCTTTTATAGCGCTGGTCGCCGTGGTTATTCCGATTATAGTGGGAATGATACTAGGGAATTTGGATGAAGAATGGAAAAAGTTTCTAGCGCCTGGTCAAAAGCTTTTGATTCCGTTTTTTGCATTTCCTTTAGGGGCAGCGTTAGATTTCAGGACGATCCTTAAAGCGGGATTTCCAGGCATTTTATTAGGTATTTTGACCGTTGTGCTCACAGGCTTGGGAGGTCATCTTACCATTAAGTATATTTTCCGTGAAAATAAAGGGGTCGGAGCTGCCATTGGAACGACTGCAGGTAATGCAGTTGCAACTCCTGCCGCCGTCGCTGCCGTAGACCCGACTTTAGAGCCTTTGGTGGCTGCCGCGACGGCTCAAGTTGCGGCGTCGGTAATAATTACAGCGATTTTGTGTCCTCTTTTGGTATCCTACCTTGATAAAATAGAGCGCGGGAAAAATTTAGCAGGGAGAGAGAAGGTTGTTTAA
- a CDS encoding UxaA family hydrolase: MKILGYVRPDGKVGIRNHILVIPSSVCASEVAMRIASHVEGAVAIPNQHGCCQIGADLELTTKTLIGLGKNPNVAAALVVGLGCEGVPTEKVAEEIAKTGKKVEYIIIQDCGGTLKAEEAGTRIIRDMAQEVVQFKREEVDISNLIYAVECGGSDTTSGLASNPVAGYVSDKIVDLGGTSMFSETTEIIGAEHLLAKRAVNEEVARKIFDMVRRCEEKAKTMGVDMRGGQPTPGNIEGGISTIEEKSLGCIYKGGTKPLQGVLEYGEEPKGKGLYIMDTPGQDIESITGMTAGGAQVVVFTTGRGTPTGSPIAPVIKITANPETYKKMVDNIDFYAGTIVEGDETIKDVGERLFKELIEVCNGKLTKAEALKHREFGMYKLISTF; the protein is encoded by the coding sequence ATGAAAATATTAGGTTATGTAAGGCCCGACGGAAAGGTAGGAATAAGAAATCATATCCTTGTAATACCGTCGTCGGTATGTGCGAGCGAAGTGGCGATGCGTATAGCTTCGCATGTAGAAGGTGCGGTGGCAATTCCCAATCAGCACGGCTGCTGTCAGATAGGCGCGGACCTGGAGCTAACCACAAAGACTTTAATAGGTTTGGGAAAAAACCCCAACGTCGCTGCGGCCCTTGTCGTGGGGCTCGGATGTGAGGGTGTGCCCACTGAAAAGGTTGCTGAAGAGATTGCAAAGACCGGGAAAAAGGTGGAATATATAATAATTCAGGACTGCGGCGGTACTTTAAAGGCAGAAGAAGCTGGGACCAGAATAATAAGGGACATGGCCCAAGAGGTTGTACAGTTTAAACGGGAAGAGGTAGATATATCCAATTTGATTTACGCTGTAGAGTGCGGAGGTTCCGATACGACTTCGGGGCTTGCTTCCAATCCCGTAGCTGGGTACGTGTCTGACAAGATAGTCGATTTGGGCGGAACTTCGATGTTTTCGGAAACAACTGAAATAATAGGTGCCGAACATTTGCTGGCAAAGCGCGCGGTAAATGAAGAAGTTGCAAGAAAGATTTTTGATATGGTGAGAAGGTGCGAAGAAAAGGCCAAGACGATGGGCGTAGATATGAGAGGTGGCCAGCCGACGCCTGGGAATATTGAAGGAGGAATAAGCACTATAGAAGAAAAGTCGCTAGGGTGTATATACAAAGGCGGCACGAAACCTCTCCAGGGCGTTTTGGAATACGGCGAAGAGCCAAAAGGCAAAGGGCTTTACATTATGGATACTCCCGGTCAGGACATAGAGTCTATTACCGGCATGACCGCCGGAGGAGCTCAGGTGGTAGTCTTCACTACAGGCAGAGGAACTCCAACCGGCTCACCTATTGCTCCTGTTATAAAGATAACTGCAAATCCCGAGACGTATAAAAAAATGGTGGACAACATAGATTTTTATGCCGGGACCATAGTGGAAGGCGATGAAACTATAAAAGATGTCGGCGAAAGGTTATTTAAAGAGCTGATTGAGGTGTGCAACGGCAAGCTTACGAAGGCGGAAGCCTTAAAACACAGGGAATTCGGTATGTATAAGCTGATATCTACTTTTTAA
- a CDS encoding UxaA family hydrolase, with product MKKLAVVINPKDNVATAVQDLKKGQEVNVDLDGKIVKVNLLDDIPFGHKFALVDIDLGKEVIKYGEVIGRTTRPIKTGEHVHVHNFESLRGRGDWEEEGR from the coding sequence ATGAAGAAATTGGCGGTGGTTATAAACCCTAAAGACAACGTAGCCACTGCGGTGCAGGACCTAAAGAAAGGGCAGGAGGTGAATGTGGATTTAGACGGCAAAATAGTTAAGGTGAATTTGCTCGATGACATTCCATTCGGTCACAAATTTGCCCTCGTGGATATTGACCTGGGAAAAGAAGTAATCAAGTACGGTGAAGTAATCGGTAGAACCACACGTCCCATAAAAACGGGAGAGCACGTCCACGTTCACAATTTTGAAAGCCTGAGGGGAAGAGGAGATTGGGAGGAGGAAGGAAGATGA